The following are from one region of the Chloracidobacterium sp. genome:
- a CDS encoding carboxypeptidase regulatory-like domain-containing protein, with protein MPTGYTLCPTCPAYDITTTGTYSPPVTVCLTVPAEIDDPTFQLLRLLHGEGGVFVDRTTERITDPDGRYVCGVVDSLSPFGLAAFAPTAAAVSVSGRVSTADGRGIRNATVSLTSPNGIVRTFVTSSFGHFTFDGVTAGAVYIIEVSAKRHVFPESTRVLIVNEALSDVDFVAEP; from the coding sequence ATGCCGACCGGTTACACGCTTTGCCCGACGTGTCCGGCGTACGACATCACGACGACCGGAACCTATTCACCGCCCGTGACCGTCTGCCTCACCGTACCGGCCGAGATAGACGATCCGACTTTCCAGCTTCTGCGTCTCCTCCATGGCGAAGGCGGTGTTTTCGTCGATCGGACGACCGAACGGATCACCGATCCTGATGGTCGTTATGTTTGCGGTGTTGTCGATTCGTTGTCGCCATTCGGGCTGGCGGCTTTTGCTCCGACCGCCGCCGCCGTATCTGTAAGCGGCAGGGTCTCGACGGCCGACGGCCGCGGCATCAGGAACGCGACGGTTTCGTTGACATCACCCAACGGCATCGTACGTACGTTCGTCACGTCGTCATTCGGCCACTTCACCTTCGATGGAGTAACCGCCGGAGCGGTTTATATTATTGAAGTATCGGCGAAACGGCATGTATTTCCGGAATCTACACGGGTATTGATCGTCAACGAAGCGCTCTCCGACGTCGATTTTGTCGCCGAACCGTAG
- a CDS encoding SIMPL domain-containing protein translates to MDNGRTFQWFNSGTALAIGIVIASVIFGWFYSTAKRGDEAITVTGSAKRRITSDLVVWSAGVSSQSAQLTEAYRQLSDNIPRIEQYLLSKGIPEDQMTVSSIASSTIKKRDSEGNETGEITGYNLTQQIEVRSTDVAKIAQIAREATELINQGILIESSAPKYYYTKIGDLKIEMLGEAAKDAKERAERIAQSTGNSIGSVRSAKMGVLQITAADSTDVSDYGMYDTTTIDKDMTAVVNVSFAVN, encoded by the coding sequence ATGGATAACGGGCGTACGTTTCAATGGTTCAATTCCGGTACGGCACTGGCGATCGGGATCGTGATCGCATCGGTCATTTTCGGATGGTTCTATTCGACGGCGAAACGGGGTGACGAAGCGATAACCGTCACAGGCTCGGCGAAGAGGCGAATAACCTCGGATCTCGTCGTCTGGAGCGCCGGGGTCTCGTCGCAGTCGGCGCAGCTCACCGAGGCCTATCGGCAATTGTCAGACAATATCCCGCGGATAGAGCAGTATTTGCTTTCAAAGGGAATACCCGAAGACCAGATGACCGTCTCGTCGATCGCGTCGTCGACCATCAAGAAGCGCGACTCCGAAGGAAACGAGACCGGCGAAATAACCGGCTATAACCTGACGCAGCAGATCGAGGTCCGCTCGACCGACGTGGCGAAGATCGCCCAGATCGCCCGCGAAGCCACCGAACTTATCAATCAGGGCATCCTGATCGAATCGAGCGCTCCGAAGTATTACTACACGAAGATCGGCGACCTAAAGATCGAAATGCTTGGCGAAGCGGCGAAGGACGCAAAGGAACGCGCCGAGCGGATAGCCCAGTCGACCGGAAACTCGATCGGCTCGGTCCGGTCCGCGAAAATGGGCGTGCTTCAGATAACGGCGGCCGATTCGACCGATGTTTCGGACTACGGGATGTACGACACAACGACCATCGACAAAGATATGACCGCGGTCGTGAATGTCAGCTTTGCCGTGAATTGA
- a CDS encoding VCBS repeat-containing protein: MARRSFLAVCASVVLTFLTTTLSISAQTSVVRNDIERSFSKFELVRIELPPTSAGHGTRREIGIQAAGRDLRLSIEANDLRAPHFRAEDEGPNGTVDLGRSPVTTFKGVVDGEQGSQVRLSIEGSRIEGFFSTGGERYFIEPAKKYSDHARDDESVIYRAEDSKVTDSFWCHSDIPTRIRYGKGIVADQDAALVQTVRRIDLATEADSQYVSQFGGAVQANNEILSILNMVEGTFSAELSLTIRVVFQHTWSVTDPFGGANTNEILTNFRNYWNSTYPTTLNPRSAAHLFTAKSNALSQGFAYLSVICNNPLAAYGLSGYISWAPGKYLITAHELGHNLGANHADAGQSCSNTLMNTQLSGSTPMTFCSYSRTEISNFLVGSGYCLAPVLDPEFDFDGDRKADISVFRPSNGAWYLNQSQEGFRAFSFGTNGDKPAAGDYDGDGKADAAIYRNGVWWRLLSMTSTVDVIGFGLADDIPVPADFDGDGRTDVAVFRPSNGVWYRLASSDGSFSAIAFGLSGDIPVAGDYSGDLKADVNVFRPSNGVWYRLNSGNGNFVAIPFGIQGDIPVGGDFDGDGRFDRAVFRPSNGVWYVTQSSNAAFYAVAFGLSGDIPAPADFDGDGKSDITVFRPADGVWYRLNSSNGAFSAIQFGLSGDRPVPSDQN; the protein is encoded by the coding sequence ATGGCCCGACGAAGTTTTTTAGCCGTCTGTGCGTCCGTTGTCCTGACGTTCTTGACAACGACCCTTTCGATAAGCGCCCAAACAAGTGTCGTCCGCAATGATATCGAACGCTCGTTCAGCAAGTTCGAGCTTGTAAGGATCGAGTTGCCGCCGACGTCCGCCGGCCATGGTACGCGCCGAGAGATCGGCATTCAGGCGGCTGGACGGGATCTTCGGCTGTCGATCGAGGCCAACGATCTGCGGGCTCCGCATTTCAGAGCCGAGGACGAAGGGCCGAACGGTACCGTCGATCTCGGACGCTCGCCGGTTACGACCTTCAAAGGCGTCGTCGATGGCGAACAAGGCTCGCAGGTCAGGCTGAGCATCGAGGGTTCTCGGATCGAGGGATTTTTCTCGACCGGCGGAGAACGATATTTCATCGAGCCGGCAAAGAAATACTCAGATCATGCGCGGGACGATGAATCGGTGATCTACCGGGCGGAAGACTCAAAGGTAACTGATTCGTTCTGGTGTCATTCAGACATTCCGACCCGCATCCGATATGGCAAGGGCATTGTCGCGGATCAGGACGCCGCCCTGGTTCAGACCGTCAGGCGGATCGATCTGGCGACCGAGGCCGACAGCCAATACGTTTCGCAGTTTGGCGGGGCCGTACAGGCCAATAACGAGATCCTCAGCATTCTGAACATGGTCGAAGGGACCTTTTCCGCCGAGCTTAGCCTGACGATCCGCGTTGTTTTTCAACATACCTGGTCGGTGACCGACCCGTTCGGAGGAGCCAACACGAACGAGATCTTGACCAATTTCAGGAACTACTGGAACTCGACCTACCCGACGACATTAAACCCGCGGAGCGCCGCCCACCTTTTCACCGCAAAATCGAACGCCCTTTCGCAGGGTTTCGCCTATCTTTCGGTGATCTGCAACAATCCGCTCGCGGCTTACGGCCTAAGCGGATATATCAGCTGGGCGCCCGGCAAATACCTGATCACCGCGCACGAATTGGGCCACAACCTCGGGGCAAATCATGCCGACGCCGGTCAAAGCTGTTCGAACACGCTGATGAATACGCAGCTTAGCGGTTCGACGCCGATGACCTTTTGTTCATATTCGCGGACGGAGATCAGTAATTTTCTGGTCGGGAGCGGCTACTGCCTTGCACCGGTACTCGATCCGGAATTCGATTTCGACGGCGACCGCAAGGCAGATATCAGCGTTTTTCGGCCCTCGAACGGCGCCTGGTATTTGAATCAGAGTCAAGAAGGTTTCCGAGCATTCTCGTTCGGGACCAATGGCGACAAGCCGGCTGCGGGCGATTATGACGGCGACGGCAAGGCCGATGCGGCGATCTATCGCAACGGCGTCTGGTGGCGGCTGCTGAGTATGACGAGTACGGTGGACGTGATCGGCTTCGGGCTGGCCGACGACATTCCGGTTCCCGCGGATTTCGACGGCGACGGCCGGACCGACGTCGCGGTCTTCAGGCCTTCGAACGGCGTCTGGTACAGGCTTGCGAGCAGCGACGGTTCATTCTCGGCGATCGCCTTCGGCCTCAGCGGCGATATTCCCGTCGCAGGCGATTACAGCGGCGATCTAAAAGCCGATGTGAATGTCTTTCGACCGTCAAATGGTGTCTGGTACAGGCTTAACAGCGGCAACGGTAATTTTGTCGCGATCCCATTTGGCATCCAGGGCGACATACCTGTCGGGGGCGATTTTGATGGCGACGGCCGATTTGACCGGGCGGTCTTTCGCCCGTCGAACGGCGTTTGGTACGTTACTCAGAGTTCGAATGCCGCATTCTATGCCGTCGCATTCGGCCTTTCGGGCGACATCCCGGCTCCGGCGGATTTCGACGGTGACGGTAAGTCTGACATTACTGTCTTTCGTCCGGCGGACGGCGTCTGGTATCGGCTCAACAGTTCGAACGGCGCTTTCAGCGCGATACAATTCGGGCTCAGCGGCGACCGCCCGGTCCCCTCAGATCAGAACTGA
- a CDS encoding YbaB/EbfC family nucleoid-associated protein, with protein sequence MKLPGGFDLNSMMQQAQQMQEKMGREMKETVVDATAGGGAVTVKMRGDFEVIEVKISPELVKDGDVEMIQDLTVAALNEAHRKVEESLKGKLGGMLPPGLI encoded by the coding sequence ATGAAGTTACCAGGTGGATTTGACCTTAATTCGATGATGCAGCAGGCCCAGCAAATGCAGGAAAAGATGGGCCGCGAGATGAAAGAGACGGTGGTCGATGCAACGGCCGGCGGCGGTGCCGTGACGGTCAAGATGCGAGGCGATTTTGAAGTGATCGAGGTAAAGATCTCGCCCGAGCTGGTCAAAGACGGCGATGTCGAGATGATCCAGGATCTGACCGTCGCGGCTTTGAATGAAGCTCACCGCAAGGTCGAAGAGTCGCTCAAAGGCAAGCTTGGCGGGATGCTTCCGCCCGGGCTGATCTGA
- a CDS encoding winged helix-turn-helix domain-containing protein has protein sequence MEELKAGNLSFGPYEIDRAKRRLLRNGETLPLNSKTFDLLLFFAENHGRLLSKDEILSNVWPDQFVEENNLSVQVSALRKAFGERQGGEKFITTVPGKGYCFVADVRQHPDDEELVIEQHSISRVVIDEELFVDASGVARTEDAGPTNEPAPVSRTGFRYAALISLLIIAGLTAIAFTYWNRVVEKTNGSIEFSRLTTNGVVTAAAITPDGKYAVIAQTEDAGESLWLQQVASGSRQQIVPTRPVRYVGLAFSPDSDQIYATTFSPDLADPQVWRMPLLGGPIETIAGISTGAAVSVSPDGKQLAFTESRSSQKQTHLLISNTDGSGKRILAVGIDGERSFPNFSANPVAWAPDGRSIACAIEEIRNGRQTRIVLIDPRDGSEKAVTNETWDNADHLAWLDNENLVVAGFSYLSASAQVWSVNIRSGTATKMTNDLSSYSWVSTSNGSVLSVKQNPVSYISTIDLDADGKIARTRDVHKESGIIESVAYALDGSIIFTSTANDRREIWRINDDGSEPTQLTVNANATFGMSVSPADGSIVFSSNDDGKNRLKRVNADGGGMRTLTDGPEDVYPSFTPDGASIVFQEGLVNRVVAMKRLAFSDGSVTGIGPGFAVRPAVSPDGSHVAFYFMDTDLDGLWRIGIVSVVDGSIVGKISFPKYVVERRMRWHPNGRYISQVVGEDEEIGLIMLATDGTASRTMTGLGKGEAAWFEWSRDGKQIVLARIEKTRDVVVLARQSE, from the coding sequence ATGGAAGAGCTCAAAGCAGGCAATTTAAGTTTCGGCCCGTACGAGATCGATCGGGCAAAGAGACGACTTCTTCGTAATGGCGAAACGCTGCCGCTGAACTCAAAGACATTCGACCTGCTTCTGTTTTTTGCGGAGAACCACGGAAGACTGCTGAGCAAGGACGAGATCCTTTCGAACGTATGGCCCGATCAATTCGTTGAGGAGAACAACCTTTCGGTCCAGGTGTCGGCATTGCGAAAGGCGTTCGGCGAAAGGCAGGGCGGCGAAAAGTTCATTACGACCGTTCCGGGCAAGGGCTATTGTTTTGTCGCCGACGTCCGTCAGCATCCCGACGACGAAGAACTCGTCATCGAGCAGCACAGTATTTCAAGGGTCGTAATAGATGAAGAGTTGTTTGTTGATGCCTCTGGGGTCGCGCGTACCGAAGATGCAGGCCCGACGAACGAACCCGCGCCAGTATCCCGCACGGGTTTCCGGTACGCCGCGCTCATATCGCTTTTGATCATCGCCGGTTTGACGGCGATCGCGTTCACTTATTGGAACCGCGTGGTCGAAAAGACCAATGGTTCGATCGAGTTCTCAAGATTGACCACAAACGGCGTCGTTACCGCCGCGGCGATCACGCCTGACGGCAAGTACGCTGTAATTGCGCAGACCGAGGACGCGGGCGAAAGCCTTTGGCTGCAGCAGGTAGCTTCGGGCAGCAGGCAGCAGATCGTTCCGACCCGGCCGGTCAGGTATGTTGGGCTTGCGTTTTCGCCGGACAGCGATCAGATCTACGCGACAACGTTTTCACCAGATCTCGCCGATCCGCAGGTCTGGCGGATGCCATTGCTCGGCGGCCCGATAGAGACGATCGCCGGAATCTCGACCGGAGCGGCCGTTTCGGTCTCGCCAGACGGCAAACAACTGGCATTTACCGAATCGCGTTCGTCGCAAAAGCAAACGCATCTCCTGATATCGAACACGGACGGCTCGGGAAAGCGCATTCTAGCGGTTGGGATCGACGGAGAACGATCGTTCCCGAATTTCAGCGCAAATCCGGTCGCATGGGCACCTGACGGCAGGTCGATCGCCTGCGCGATCGAAGAGATCAGGAACGGCCGGCAGACCAGGATCGTTCTGATCGATCCGCGTGACGGCAGCGAAAAGGCGGTCACGAACGAAACCTGGGACAACGCAGATCATCTGGCGTGGCTCGACAATGAGAACCTTGTTGTCGCCGGCTTTTCCTATTTGTCGGCCAGCGCTCAGGTCTGGTCGGTCAACATAAGGTCGGGGACTGCGACCAAGATGACCAACGACCTCAGCAGCTATTCCTGGGTCTCGACCTCGAACGGAAGCGTACTTTCGGTAAAGCAGAACCCGGTCTCTTATATTTCGACGATCGACCTCGACGCTGACGGAAAGATCGCCAGGACCCGCGATGTTCACAAAGAGTCGGGGATCATCGAAAGTGTCGCCTATGCTCTCGACGGCTCCATAATTTTCACTTCGACCGCAAACGACCGACGCGAGATCTGGCGGATAAATGATGACGGTTCTGAACCGACGCAATTGACCGTCAATGCGAATGCGACCTTTGGAATGTCAGTATCGCCGGCCGACGGATCGATCGTGTTCAGTTCGAACGACGACGGGAAGAACAGGCTGAAGCGGGTAAATGCGGACGGCGGCGGGATGCGCACACTCACGGACGGCCCGGAAGATGTCTATCCGAGTTTTACGCCGGATGGCGCTTCGATCGTGTTTCAGGAAGGCCTTGTAAATCGCGTTGTCGCGATGAAACGTCTCGCGTTCAGCGATGGATCGGTAACCGGTATCGGGCCGGGTTTTGCGGTCAGGCCGGCCGTTTCACCCGACGGTTCACACGTCGCCTTTTACTTTATGGATACCGATCTTGACGGGCTTTGGCGTATCGGCATTGTATCGGTCGTTGACGGCTCGATCGTGGGCAAGATCAGCTTTCCGAAATACGTGGTCGAGCGACGAATGCGTTGGCACCCGAACGGGCGATATATCAGCCAGGTGGTCGGTGAAGATGAGGAGATCGGCCTGATAATGCTTGCGACCGACGGTACCGCTTCACGGACGATGACCGGCCTCGGCAAGGGTGAGGCCGCGTGGTTCGAATGGTCGCGAGACGGCAAGCAGATCGTGCTCGCGCGGATAGAAAAAACGCGCGATGTCGTCGTACTCGCTCGTCAAAGCGAATAG
- the recR gene encoding recombination protein RecR has product MLDYSEPVARLIDEFKRLPGIGHKSAQRLAFYILRRPQHEVDNFVAALREVKEKIVFCSVCNNLTDVDPCLYCSNPKRDRSIICIVEEPYNLVAVEKTRSFRGLYHILHGSLSPIRGVGPDELMIANLFPRLMPEKNEGVEVKEVIVATNPTTEGEATANYIARLLRPLGVRTTRIAMGMPVGSDLEYVDEVTMDKALTNRHEI; this is encoded by the coding sequence ATGCTTGATTATTCAGAACCGGTCGCCCGGCTTATCGACGAATTCAAACGCCTGCCGGGCATCGGCCATAAATCGGCGCAGCGGCTGGCGTTCTATATACTTCGCAGGCCGCAGCACGAGGTCGATAATTTTGTCGCGGCTCTTCGCGAGGTCAAAGAAAAGATAGTCTTTTGCTCGGTCTGCAACAATCTGACCGATGTAGATCCGTGTCTCTACTGCTCTAATCCAAAACGCGACCGTTCGATCATCTGCATTGTCGAAGAACCCTACAACCTTGTTGCGGTTGAAAAGACGCGCTCGTTTCGCGGGCTTTATCACATTCTCCACGGTTCGCTGTCGCCGATCCGCGGCGTCGGGCCCGATGAACTGATGATCGCAAATCTGTTTCCTCGGTTGATGCCCGAAAAGAATGAGGGAGTAGAGGTAAAAGAGGTCATTGTCGCGACAAATCCGACGACCGAAGGGGAAGCGACCGCGAATTACATCGCCCGTTTGTTAAGACCGCTTGGTGTCAGGACCACACGAATAGCAATGGGAATGCCGGTCGGTTCTGACCTTGAATACGTCGATGAAGTGACGATGGACAAGGCCTTGACCAACCGGCATGAGATCTGA
- a CDS encoding phosphoribosyltransferase, whose amino-acid sequence MVDLIPSSESVMEILRTTGAYRRGHFIYPNGKHASHYFQMPLAFRYYDNARILSVGLSRMFRMEKAISSRLPKVSVISPSPGGIMVAFGVREALGADQIYWAEMEDGKRQFRQYIGEGDVYPSIIVDDIVRSGRAIQETVDIVKSVGSEVIGIGAIARFEDGPTEFEGIEVKSLLTFDVNFYETEDEWKKSRSASDAEEEKVRY is encoded by the coding sequence ATGGTTGATTTGATTCCCTCTTCAGAATCGGTAATGGAAATTCTAAGGACCACCGGCGCCTATCGCCGCGGTCATTTTATTTATCCGAACGGAAAACACGCTTCGCACTACTTTCAGATGCCGCTGGCGTTTCGTTACTACGATAACGCCCGGATACTATCGGTCGGATTGAGCCGTATGTTCAGGATGGAAAAGGCGATCTCAAGCCGGCTTCCAAAGGTCTCGGTGATAAGCCCGAGCCCGGGCGGCATCATGGTGGCGTTCGGCGTGCGTGAGGCACTCGGTGCCGACCAGATCTACTGGGCTGAGATGGAAGACGGCAAAAGGCAATTTCGTCAGTACATCGGCGAAGGCGACGTTTATCCGTCGATCATCGTCGACGACATCGTGCGGTCGGGCCGAGCGATCCAGGAGACGGTTGACATCGTCAAGAGCGTCGGTTCAGAGGTGATCGGGATCGGTGCGATCGCGAGGTTTGAGGATGGGCCGACGGAATTTGAAGGGATCGAGGTCAAGAGTCTTTTGACATTTGACGTCAATTTCTACGAAACAGAAGACGAGTGGAAAAAGTCGCGAAGCGCTTCGGACGCTGAAGAAGAAAAGGTCCGGTATTGA
- a CDS encoding S9 family peptidase, with the protein MNVVRRLAVLLFLLSISALAVSAQYTWSPELQVKVRALASPDISPDGKWVAYTVNDAVMAADKSEFVTQIWMATTDGSQNYQLTFGERSSTNPKFSPDGTMIAFTSNRKDNRNYLYVMRLSGGEPEQVTEIKSSVANFEWSPDGKSFAFTMTDPKTDDEEKNDKGRNDFRWIDENVKLARLYHVPLAKGAGGKREIRKLTAVDRHVTGFDWSPDGRRIVFAHVSSPVVDHWPTSDLSIVDVATATVSTLAATAAAEAAPSFSPDGNWVAASVSDVPVRWAQSNRLAVYPAAGGAPRLMAASFDGGPNVIGWTPDGSKIMFFEPKGTGTSMYEATVATGAVRDVQNSDAVISSVFVNKNADLFAFVSQRDDSPPELHVVRSGASTTTVVSNANADHARYTHPKTDVVKWKSKDGREIEGLLTYPIGYTAGTKVPLILNIHGGPAGVFQRSYVGGRGVYPLASLAAKGYAILRPNPRGSSGYGVAFRQANIKDWGGMDYEDLMTGVDHVIAMGVGDPNRLGVMGWSYGGYMTSMIITKTNRFKAASSGAPVTNLMSFNGTADIPSFVPDYFESEFWDNPAIYAKHSAMFNIKNARTPTLIQHGEADVRVPISQGYELYNALKRQGVPTRMIVLPRMPHGPNEPKMQIAAMQSNLDWFDKYLK; encoded by the coding sequence ATGAACGTCGTTCGCCGCTTAGCCGTTTTGCTTTTTCTGCTCTCGATCTCTGCCCTCGCCGTCTCGGCTCAATACACGTGGTCGCCCGAGCTTCAGGTCAAGGTCCGGGCGCTTGCATCGCCCGACATTTCGCCTGACGGCAAATGGGTCGCGTATACGGTCAACGATGCAGTGATGGCGGCCGACAAGAGCGAGTTCGTCACCCAGATCTGGATGGCGACGACCGACGGCAGTCAGAACTATCAGCTGACATTCGGCGAAAGATCGTCGACCAATCCGAAGTTCTCGCCTGACGGCACGATGATCGCTTTCACGTCGAACCGAAAGGATAACCGCAACTATCTTTATGTGATGCGTCTCTCGGGCGGCGAGCCTGAGCAGGTGACCGAGATCAAATCGAGCGTCGCTAACTTCGAATGGTCGCCTGACGGGAAGTCGTTCGCCTTCACGATGACCGATCCGAAGACCGACGATGAGGAAAAGAACGACAAGGGCCGGAACGACTTTCGCTGGATAGATGAGAACGTCAAGCTCGCCAGGCTTTATCACGTACCTCTCGCCAAAGGCGCCGGCGGCAAACGCGAGATAAGAAAGCTTACTGCCGTTGACCGTCATGTCACCGGTTTCGATTGGTCGCCCGACGGCAGGCGGATCGTGTTTGCCCATGTAAGTTCGCCGGTCGTCGACCATTGGCCGACGTCCGATCTCTCGATCGTCGATGTTGCCACCGCGACGGTCTCGACGCTTGCGGCGACCGCGGCGGCCGAGGCCGCTCCGAGCTTTTCGCCGGACGGAAACTGGGTCGCTGCGTCGGTCAGCGATGTTCCGGTCAGATGGGCGCAGAGCAACCGGCTCGCGGTCTATCCCGCCGCCGGCGGTGCACCCAGGTTGATGGCCGCGAGTTTTGACGGCGGACCAAATGTCATCGGGTGGACCCCTGACGGATCGAAAATAATGTTCTTCGAACCAAAGGGAACCGGGACATCGATGTATGAGGCGACCGTCGCGACCGGTGCCGTCCGTGATGTCCAGAATTCCGATGCGGTCATCTCGTCGGTTTTTGTGAACAAAAACGCCGACCTTTTTGCCTTCGTTAGCCAAAGGGACGATTCGCCGCCCGAGCTGCATGTCGTCCGATCAGGCGCGTCGACGACGACCGTTGTTTCGAATGCAAATGCCGACCACGCCCGCTACACCCATCCGAAGACCGACGTCGTTAAGTGGAAGAGCAAAGACGGCCGCGAGATCGAGGGCCTGCTGACTTATCCGATCGGATATACGGCGGGCACGAAAGTGCCGCTCATCCTGAACATCCACGGCGGCCCGGCGGGCGTCTTTCAGCGCAGCTATGTCGGCGGACGAGGAGTCTATCCGCTGGCATCCCTTGCGGCAAAGGGCTACGCGATACTGCGGCCTAATCCGCGAGGATCGAGCGGATACGGCGTCGCCTTTCGCCAGGCGAACATCAAGGATTGGGGCGGAATGGACTACGAAGATCTGATGACCGGTGTCGACCACGTGATCGCGATGGGCGTTGGCGATCCTAACCGGCTCGGTGTAATGGGCTGGAGCTACGGCGGCTATATGACGTCGATGATCATCACAAAGACCAACCGTTTCAAGGCCGCTTCGTCAGGTGCTCCGGTGACCAACCTGATGAGCTTTAACGGAACGGCCGACATCCCGTCCTTCGTCCCCGACTATTTCGAATCGGAGTTTTGGGACAACCCCGCGATCTATGCTAAACACTCGGCGATGTTCAATATAAAGAACGCAAGAACGCCGACGCTGATCCAGCACGGCGAGGCCGACGTCCGCGTGCCGATATCGCAGGGCTACGAACTCTACAATGCGCTTAAGCGTCAGGGCGTCCCGACGCGAATGATCGTTCTGCCCCGGATGCCGCACGGCCCGAACGAACCCAAAATGCAGATCGCCGCAATGCAGAGCAATCTGGATTGGTTTGATAAGTATCTGAAGTGA
- a CDS encoding NUDIX domain-containing protein: MKRSIRKIWRMLPPAIRLQIVRTTQRKFTVSAAALIRNDSGEVLLLNHVLRPLSGWGLPGGFVDKGEQPEETIRREVMEETGIRLADLSLLRVRTVNKHIEVLFTAVAAGEPSVMSREIFELGWFSPGRLPDEMSTAQKTIIKEVFGAVN; this comes from the coding sequence TTGAAGAGATCTATCCGAAAGATCTGGCGCATGCTGCCGCCGGCGATCAGGCTACAGATCGTTCGGACGACGCAGCGGAAGTTCACTGTTTCGGCGGCGGCATTGATCCGCAACGATTCGGGTGAGGTACTGCTGCTGAACCACGTCCTGCGTCCGCTTTCGGGTTGGGGCCTGCCGGGCGGTTTTGTCGATAAAGGCGAGCAGCCCGAAGAAACGATACGACGCGAAGTAATGGAAGAGACCGGGATAAGACTCGCCGATCTATCGCTGCTCCGCGTGAGGACCGTCAACAAGCATATCGAAGTACTCTTTACGGCTGTCGCCGCGGGCGAACCGAGCGTGATGAGCCGCGAGATATTCGAGCTTGGCTGGTTTTCGCCCGGTCGATTGCCCGACGAAATGAGCACCGCCCAAAAGACGATCATCAAAGAGGTTTTCGGTGCGGTTAATTGA
- a CDS encoding tetratricopeptide repeat protein yields MKGIILPLVVLVLVFSAAGQQPVTAEDYFKRANTSLDKGDYDAAIADCTQAIRLRPIAWGAFNDRGKAYQKRGNLNAAIAELYYLRGIVYRDQKKPFQAAADMRQALKVDPSYEDAKNELARLSKPVRKGR; encoded by the coding sequence ATGAAAGGGATAATATTGCCGCTTGTTGTGCTCGTGCTTGTCTTTTCAGCCGCCGGCCAGCAGCCCGTGACCGCCGAAGATTATTTCAAACGGGCGAATACTTCGCTCGACAAGGGAGATTACGACGCGGCGATCGCTGATTGTACGCAGGCCATCCGGTTGAGGCCGATCGCCTGGGGAGCTTTCAACGATCGCGGAAAGGCCTATCAAAAACGCGGCAACCTGAACGCGGCGATCGCAGAGCTTTATTATCTGCGAGGTATAGTCTACCGCGACCAGAAAAAACCGTTTCAGGCGGCTGCCGATATGCGGCAGGCGTTGAAAGTAGATCCCAGTTATGAGGATGCAAAGAACGAGCTTGCCCGGCTGAGCAAGCCCGTCCGAAAGGGCCGCTAG